The Mauremys reevesii isolate NIE-2019 linkage group 1, ASM1616193v1, whole genome shotgun sequence genome has a segment encoding these proteins:
- the LOC120373718 gene encoding extensin-like has product MDTLDLCPTPPLRLNLPLNLCSTPNLHPPLHLHLPSNLHSSLPLPLPSNLHPPSNLHPPSNLRPTPTLHLHPPSNLHPPLHLPSNLHLTLHLHLTPSPPLHLHLPSNLHLPSNLRPPLHLHLPSNLHSSPPLPLHPPSNLHPPSNLRPTPTLHLHPPSNLHSPLHLPSNLHPTLHLHLTPSPPLHLHLPSNLHPTPPPPLHLYPPLHRPPPLQLHPPANLQQTPPSPLHLHPPSNLRPPLYLHPPSNLHPPSNLHPTPPPTLHLHPPSNLRPTPPPHLHPPSNLRPPLHLHPTPPLTPPLNLYPPRPYARPPPHLRLPYVRPHC; this is encoded by the coding sequence ATGGACACTCTGGACCTGTGCCCGACACCACCCCTGCGACTGAACTTACCTCTGAACCTGTGCTCAACCCCAAACCTGCAcccacccctgcatctgcaccTGCCTTCGAACCTGCACtcgtccctgcccctgcccctgccttcgAACCTGCACCCACCTTCAAACCTGCACCCGCCTTCAAACCTTCGCCCGACCCCAACCCTGCATCTGCACCCACCTTCGAACCTGCACCCACCCCTGCACCTGCCTTCGAACCTGCATCTGACCCTGCATCTGcacctgaccccatccccacccctgcatctgcaccTGCCTTCGAACCTGCACCTGCCTTCGAACCTGCGGCCGCCCCTGCATCTGCACCTGCCTTCAAACCTGCACtcgtccccacccctgcccctgcacccgccTTCGAACCTGCACCCACCTTCAAACCTTCGCCCGACCCCAACCCTGCATCTGCACCCACCTTCGAACCTGCACTCACCCCTGCACCTGCCTTCGAACCTGCATCCGACCCTGCATCTGcacctgaccccatccccacccctgcatctgcaccTGCCTTCGAACCTGCAcccgaccccacccccacccctgcatctGTACCCACCCCTGCATCGCCCCCCGCCCCTGCAACTGCACCCGCCTGCGAACCTCCAACAGaccccaccctcccccctgcaTCTGCACCCGCCTTCGAACCTGCGCCCACCCCTGTATCTGCACCCACCTTCAAATCTGCACCCGCCTTCAAACCTGCACccgaccccacccccaaccctgcaTCTGCACCCGCCTTCGAACCTGCGCCCGACTCCACCCCCGCATCTTCACCCGCCTTCGAACCTGCGCCCGCCCCTGCATCTGCACCCGACCCCACCCCTGACCCCACCTCTGAACCTGTACCCACCCCGACCCTATGCCCGCCCACCCCCGCACCTGCGCCTGCCCTATGTCCGACCCCACTGCTGA
- the CDC42EP1 gene encoding cdc42 effector protein 1, which translates to MSLGKLPVLGWVSGSHGKRRLKSELTPDMISPPLGDFRHTMHVGRGGDVFGDTSFLSNHGGTETAKANNFFARTLRHVRRTPLRNRGSGSKAEASPAPPDISPIIKNAVSLPQLSEGTYGSSSPAGKFAFKSAPNNVSETHCAYGLESGFCTIPRAPRSEKARESSFPAEAELQRSDSLLSFRLDLGPSLMSELLQVISFTDAMDSSDKREEARALAGSQAASPLALHGEWVEAGVPRGSGTPNARCIEGDMAESLWACSRQGASSSTGHLVHANGDAHALEHAEGGPAYAGSGHQSPAWGSAPAEEPGALPKDSLWQGHWNDCSMEAGEFHRAAQVLARHYSARGAHGTLEEEEEGPRESPVVSSWRADEAGWSHSEEEEEEEEEEAAVAALPAVREGEATAGEGRSDSFEYADEEEEDDEVKV; encoded by the exons ATGAGTCTTGGGAAGCTACCGGTGCTCGGCTGGGTGTCGGGCTCCCATGGCAAACGCCGGTTGAAATCGGAGCTGACGCCGGACATGATCAGCCCACCGCTGGGGGACTTCCGGCACACCATGCACGTGGGGCGTGGCGGGGACGTCTTCGGGGACACCTCCTTCCTCAGCAACCACGGCGGCACCGAGACGGCCAAAGCCAACAACTTCTTCGCTCGGACCCTGCGGCACGTGCGGAGGACGCCACTGAGGAACCGGGGCAGCGGGAGCAAGGCCGAAGCCTCGCCCGCCCCCCCAGACATCTCGCCCATCATCAAGAACGCCGTGTCGCTGCCGCAGCTCAGCGAGGGGACCTATGGCAGCAGCAGCCCGGCTGGGAAGTTCGCCTTCAAGAGCGCTCCAAACAACGTGTCCGAGACACACTGTGCTTACG GGCTGGAGTCCGGGTTCTGCACCATCCCGCGTGCTCCGCGCTCAGAGAAGGCCCGGGAGAGCTCCTTCCCCGCAGAAGCAGAGCTCCAGCGCTCGGACTCCCTGCTGTCCTTCCGCCTGGACCTCGGACCCTCCCTCATGAGCGAGCTCCTCCAGGTCATCAGCTTCACAGACGCCATGGACAGCAGTGACAAGAGGGAGGAAGCCAGGGCCCTGGCTGGCAGCCAGGCTGCATCGCCCCTTGCCCTGCATGGCGAGTGGGTTGAGGCCGGGGTCCCTCGGGGATCAGGGACACCCAATGCCAGGTGTATAGAGGGCGACATGGCAGAAAGCCTCTGGGCCTGCTCGAGGCAGGGGGCCAGCTCCTCAACGGGACACTTGGTGCATGCCAATGGAGATGCTCATGCCCTAGAGCATGCTGAGGGGGGACCTGCCTATGCTGGGAGCGGGCACCAGAGCCCTGCATGGGGCTCAGCACCCGCTGAGGAGCCGGGGGCGCTCCCGAAAGACAGCCTGTGGCAGGGGCACTGGAATGACTGCAGCATGGAGGCGGGAGAGTTCCACCgggctgcccaggtcctggctcgCCACTACAGCGCGAGAGGTGCACATGGCAccctggaggaagaggaggaggggcccCGGGAGAGCCCCGTTGTCAGCTCGTGGCGGGCGGACGAGGCTGGGTGGAGtcacagtgaggaggaggaggaggaggaagaggaggaggcggcggtggCTGCGCTCCCAGCTGTGCGGGAGGGGGAGGCCACGGCTGGGGAGGGCCGCAGCGACTCCTTTGAGTACGCCGacgaggaggaagaggatgatgAGGTGAAGGTCTGA